The genomic interval TTTACAGTACCAGGAGATATTTCATCAGCAGCATTATTTATAGTCGCCGCTTTGATTACACCTGGCAGTGATATCACTATCCATAATGTAGGCATGAATTCGACACGTTCGGGTATTATTGATATCGTAAAAGAAATGAAGGGGAATATTGAAATTATTAACCAAACAAGTACTTCAGAACCTACTGCATCTATCAGAATACAATATACTCCTGATTTGCAACCTGCAGAGCTATCTGGAGAACTTATTACGCGTGCAATTGATGAAATACCGATAGTAGCACTTTTATGTACGCAAGCAAAAGGTTCAAGTGTTATCAAAGATGCTGAAGAGTTGAAGTATAAAGAAACAAACCGTATTGAAACAACATCAGACGAACTAGGTTTGCTTGGATTCGAAGTACATCCGACTAATGACGGTTTTATTATTCACCCCTCAAAATTTGAACATGCTGCATCAGTAAGTTCATATACCGATCATCGCATCGGCATGACCCTTGCTATTGCATCTTTATTAAGTGATGAAGCATTAGCAATTAAAAACTTTGATTCAGTTAATACTTCTTTCCCTGAATTCTTACCGTTATTAAAATCGATTTCACAGAAAGGATAATATTATGGAAGACACAAATAAATTAATCGATGATATACACCTGCAAAAAATAGATAATCTGGATAGTCGAGTTGAAGAAGCGATTACAACATCAGATGATGATACATTATTTTTATTAGGTGAAACATTATATAATTATGGATTAACCCCTCAAGGATTAGAAGTATTCCGTGCATTATATAATAAATTCCCTGATGAAACTGAACTTTTGAGTTACTTTATAGAAGGATTAATTGCAGAGGATAAGACAGATGAAGCATTAGAATATCTGAGCCAAGCTGATCTATCAACTGAAAGATTAATGCTAGAAGCTGATTTATACCAACAAATAAACATGTTAGAAGTAGCTATCGATAAAATAGAAGAAGCTATTGAACTTGAACAAAATGACCCAGTTCTACACTTTGCACTAGCTGAATTAATGTATTTTGATGGTCAGTATTTACGTGCTTCAGCAGAATATGAAACTGTACTTGAAACAGGTGAATACATGGTAAACGGCGTGAATCTATATGCACGTATGGCAGATAGTGCCTTGCAGAGCGGTAATTATGATGATGCTGTTAAGCTTTATGAAGAAATCTCAGAACAAGATATGACCTCTGAAGATTATATGAAGAAAGCCTTAGCATATGAAAAAAATGACTTATTGCAAGAAGCTGTTAAAATTATGGGTACATTAATGGATAAAGATCCAGACTTCATGCAAGGTTATTATTATATTCAACAACTATACTTACAACAAAAAGATTATAAATCAGCAATCGAAGTAGGTAAAGAAGGCTTACGTTTAAATCAATTTTATAAAGAATTAATGTTATCTACTGGTAAAATAGAAATCGATCATGGCGATCAGCAAAATGGTATTGAGTTGTTACTAAAAGCACTTGAATTAGACAGTTCTTATCAAGAACCTTTAATTGAATTAAGTAGTTTGTATCGAACACAAGAAAACAATGAAGGTATTATTTCGTTGATGCAATTTGCTAATGAAGATGATTTAGATCCTAGATTCATGTGGAATTTAGCTTATGCATTAGGAGCAGAAGAAAGAGATAAAGAAGCACAACATTTCTTCGATATGGCAAAACCAACCTATGAAAATAATCCTGATTTTCTTGGCGACTATTACTTCTTCTTGATTGAAACAGGACAAATTGAACAAGCAAAAGCATTGTTGCCGAAATTATTAGAATTAGATCCAAATAACGAAGAATGGCAACAAGAAGCAGAACGTCTTCAACTTTATTAAGATGTTGGTGAAGCAAATATGATTGATAAAGAAAGTCTCAATTTAAAGAAAAAGAACTTTATTGAATATTTATTATTTCAATATAAGTTTAAATCTAGAATAAGCGTATGGTTACTTAATCTAATAAAATCTGATGTTGAACGATTAGATGATATATATTTTGTAGACCAATCTATACCCAATCATCATACATTAGAAATATCTGTTGTCGATACAGAAAAAATAGCAATTCAATATTACGATAAACAAGTAGATTATAGAAATACCAATGAGATATTCAGACATATTGCTTATGAAAAACCTAAATTCGATATTAAAATCAATTTGCCGCATAGAGATATCAGATTAGACGAAATACTCTTGTCACAATTATTACTTTCTCCTGACTATTCATTGCACCTCCATGATTTATATGCTGTCACTATGACACCGCAAGCTGAAATATCGTTGATGAATAGGTTGCAAAATACGATTGATATTAGCTTGCAGATACATGACTCTGAATATTTCTATAGATTGTCTCATTTATTAAATACACTTAAAGCAAGATCAATCAATTTCCCAACAAAGGATTGAAATTATGACATTATCAAATTGGTGGAGATGGGCGATTTATTCTCGCCCATTTCTTTTGTTTGCATTATTGTGCAATATATTAGGAACGATATATGGTTATATATGGTATGGAAGTCAATTAAAAACTGCACCTTGGTATTTCCAAATTTTTATACCTGACAGTCCTACAGCATCCTTATTTTTATGTATTGCTTTGATTTTTTTATTACTTGGAAAAAACAATTCTATTATAGAAGCGTTAGCATTTATGACGCTCATAAAATATGGTGTGTGGGCTGTAGTCATGAATCTTATACTATTTTATCAATACGATGAGATTTCTATTAACGGGATGATGTTGCTGATTTCACATGGTATTATGGCTTTAGAAGCTATTATATTCTACCCAAGATTTAAAATAAGTTTATTTGGCGGAATCATATCAATACTTTGGATTTTTCATAATGATTTAATAGATTACGTTTTCATGCAGTTTCCATTTTATCCATTTATAGATTCTCATCTAGAGCTAGTAGCCTATATTGCTTTTATTTTAAGCAGCGTTAGTATATTATTATACTTCTACTTAGGGAAATGGACTCAACACATATTGTTTGACCAATCTTTACGTTCTCAGTAAAATAATGTTATAAAGGAGTGAGAATTTTGTCTTTCATTAGTCTTATTATTTATTTTGCTATATTAATGATTTTACCGCTTTGGGCTCAGCACAAAGTTAAATCAACTTATGAAAAATATTCACAAGTTCGTTCTACAAGCGGCAAAACTGGACGAGAAGTGGCTGAAGAAATTTTAAACGCCAATGGTATAAATGATGTAGAAGTTTTAGAAGGCGAAGGTTTCTTATCAGACCATTATGACCCATCTAAAAAAGTAATTCGTTTATCTCCTGCGAACTACAGTCGTCCAAGTGTTGCTGCCACAGCTGTAGCAGCGCATGAAGTGGGACATGCAATTCAACATCAGCAAGGATATTTCTTCCTTCGCTTCAGAAATGCTTTATTCCCATTAGCAAATATCGGCAGTAATTTATCATATCTATTAATCATGGCTGGTATCATTTTGACATCTATGCAGATGGCAATTGGTTCTACAGCATTATGGATTGGTATTTTCTTAATGGCATTTGCTGTATTATTCTCGATTATTACATTGCCTGTTGAATTCGATGCAAGTAAACGCGCAATGCGAAATATTGAAGCGTTGCATATTGTAAATGATAAAGAATATAAACATGCGCGCAAAGTTCTAACTGCAGCTGCAATGACTTATGTTGCTTCAACTGCAGTAGCTGTAGCTGAATTATTAAGATTTATCTTAATAGCTCGTTCTAGTGATAATTAAACTTATTAATATAATGAGACCTTGTCGATAATTCGGCAAGGTTTTTTTGTTGCTTGAAATCCGCTAAAAATGCATAACTAAAAAATATGAGATATACTATAAATAATAGAATTAGGAGATGATTGAAATGAAAACAATGGAAGAAATGCAAAAAGAAGTTGATCAATACATCGGTCAATTTAAAGCAGGGTATTTTTCACCTTTAGCTAACTTAGCACGTTTAACAGAAGAAGTAGGCGAATTAGCTAGGGAAATCAATCATGTCTACGGTGAAAAGAAAAAGAAAGACACAGAAGAAGAAAATACCATCAAAGCTGAGTTAGGTGATAATTTATTTGTGCTACTATGTATCGCAAATTCACTTGATATTGATATGACAGAAAGTTTCAATGAAACAATGCATAAATTCAATA from Staphylococcus condimenti carries:
- a CDS encoding tetratricopeptide repeat protein, which gives rise to MEDTNKLIDDIHLQKIDNLDSRVEEAITTSDDDTLFLLGETLYNYGLTPQGLEVFRALYNKFPDETELLSYFIEGLIAEDKTDEALEYLSQADLSTERLMLEADLYQQINMLEVAIDKIEEAIELEQNDPVLHFALAELMYFDGQYLRASAEYETVLETGEYMVNGVNLYARMADSALQSGNYDDAVKLYEEISEQDMTSEDYMKKALAYEKNDLLQEAVKIMGTLMDKDPDFMQGYYYIQQLYLQQKDYKSAIEVGKEGLRLNQFYKELMLSTGKIEIDHGDQQNGIELLLKALELDSSYQEPLIELSSLYRTQENNEGIISLMQFANEDDLDPRFMWNLAYALGAEERDKEAQHFFDMAKPTYENNPDFLGDYYFFLIETGQIEQAKALLPKLLELDPNNEEWQQEAERLQLY
- a CDS encoding YpiB family protein; this translates as MIDKESLNLKKKNFIEYLLFQYKFKSRISVWLLNLIKSDVERLDDIYFVDQSIPNHHTLEISVVDTEKIAIQYYDKQVDYRNTNEIFRHIAYEKPKFDIKINLPHRDIRLDEILLSQLLLSPDYSLHLHDLYAVTMTPQAEISLMNRLQNTIDISLQIHDSEYFYRLSHLLNTLKARSINFPTKD
- a CDS encoding DUF1405 domain-containing protein; translated protein: MTLSNWWRWAIYSRPFLLFALLCNILGTIYGYIWYGSQLKTAPWYFQIFIPDSPTASLFLCIALIFLLLGKNNSIIEALAFMTLIKYGVWAVVMNLILFYQYDEISINGMMLLISHGIMALEAIIFYPRFKISLFGGIISILWIFHNDLIDYVFMQFPFYPFIDSHLELVAYIAFILSSVSILLYFYLGKWTQHILFDQSLRSQ
- a CDS encoding zinc metallopeptidase; translated protein: MSFISLIIYFAILMILPLWAQHKVKSTYEKYSQVRSTSGKTGREVAEEILNANGINDVEVLEGEGFLSDHYDPSKKVIRLSPANYSRPSVAATAVAAHEVGHAIQHQQGYFFLRFRNALFPLANIGSNLSYLLIMAGIILTSMQMAIGSTALWIGIFLMAFAVLFSIITLPVEFDASKRAMRNIEALHIVNDKEYKHARKVLTAAAMTYVASTAVAVAELLRFILIARSSDN
- a CDS encoding nucleotide pyrophosphohydrolase, coding for MKTMEEMQKEVDQYIGQFKAGYFSPLANLARLTEEVGELAREINHVYGEKKKKDTEEENTIKAELGDNLFVLLCIANSLDIDMTESFNETMHKFNIRDKNRFERK